The proteins below are encoded in one region of Methanofollis aquaemaris:
- a CDS encoding LemA family protein: MDLATIIVLAVVVLIILALVGWIISIYNRFMNLKNSGEATLGQIRVAMKKRLDQIEQLLGAVKSYASFEKETLTKVTEMRAGVGKADPGDLNEVERQSRSIVGRLFAVAEAYPDLKTQATVSELMASIRQIEDEIARQRYTYNNIAQQLNTMTETIPSNIVASMAHIQRLDYLEFEEKIEQAPKIEF, translated from the coding sequence ATGGACTTAGCCACCATTATTGTACTCGCAGTCGTAGTGCTGATCATCCTCGCCCTCGTCGGCTGGATCATCAGCATCTACAACCGTTTCATGAACCTGAAAAACTCTGGCGAGGCGACCCTCGGCCAGATCCGCGTTGCCATGAAGAAGCGGCTCGACCAGATCGAGCAACTTCTCGGGGCCGTCAAGAGTTACGCCTCCTTCGAGAAGGAGACCCTCACCAAGGTCACCGAGATGCGGGCCGGCGTCGGCAAGGCCGATCCCGGCGACCTCAACGAGGTGGAGCGGCAGTCGCGCTCGATCGTCGGCCGCCTCTTCGCAGTCGCAGAGGCCTATCCCGACCTCAAGACGCAGGCAACGGTCTCCGAACTGATGGCATCCATCAGGCAGATCGAGGACGAGATCGCCCGCCAGCGCTACACCTACAACAACATCGCCCAGCAGCTCAACACCATGACCGAGACGATCCCCTCCAACATCGTCGCCTCCATGGCCCACATCCAGAGACTCGATTATCTCGAGTTCGAGGAGAAGATCGAGCAGGCGCCGAAGATCGAGTTCTGA
- a CDS encoding DUF2207 domain-containing protein, whose protein sequence is MSENRQIAALIIITLFLGVAALGLSAALPFLTEGDLVVDDYQAVLYENGTLIERYTYDVGSSGDYRMLFRFFDDRLTFVDTSSPHVKFEGMTAPEGVIGYAKDASGEVRTVPEASEAETEFIRSRALPNEVGLYNPGYFNAGKYTVEYRFVMRPPVEYDAEVAHVNLKLVRQHIPYRHLAITLPDWEGIETVYAYPPGLTVERQDGTVTITGSAAEDDPVAVELLLPLSYLDQTGGFPHQIEEVRQKTEDGAFWYNLPYHAASTLQMLAALLVLLLPFGLLLLYRRYGLEKAFTVPEYLSFTPNTALKPWQVNLLFKDDVNDFDENGFYATLLDLHRQGAVTIKEKDDAKGITVTVNRNHSDDPYEQRALNYISSVAGNGVFDSGKLEKMATQAAEGRTDLAAVQGYQRSLQALFSAVDTRLSARYAVDGRKFVAPLLFPPAFLLGLAVLVFVLAPATGAATVPAIVLSIAGLVEVAIALMMPSTLFGHWKDDHFKEKLEWDSFSRFLSDMAQIQKYAPEDLSMWGEWMVYGTALGLGDQVEKAMENLNISYAEVGMPVYSHMPLAFMPIAHFSAPSSGGGGGGFGGGGGGFGGGGGFGGGGVGGR, encoded by the coding sequence GTGAGTGAAAACCGGCAGATCGCTGCCCTCATCATCATCACCCTTTTTCTCGGCGTCGCGGCCCTCGGCCTCAGCGCCGCCCTGCCCTTCCTCACCGAGGGCGACCTGGTTGTCGACGATTACCAGGCGGTTCTGTACGAGAACGGGACACTGATCGAACGCTACACCTATGATGTCGGATCCTCGGGCGATTATAGGATGCTCTTCCGCTTCTTCGACGACCGCCTCACCTTTGTCGACACTTCAAGTCCGCATGTGAAGTTCGAAGGGATGACCGCACCCGAAGGGGTGATCGGGTATGCAAAGGACGCTTCAGGCGAAGTCAGGACTGTGCCAGAGGCCAGCGAGGCCGAGACCGAGTTTATCAGGAGCAGGGCCCTTCCCAACGAGGTCGGGCTCTACAACCCGGGATATTTCAATGCCGGGAAGTATACCGTCGAGTACCGCTTCGTCATGCGCCCGCCGGTGGAGTACGATGCCGAGGTGGCCCACGTCAACCTCAAACTTGTCCGTCAGCACATCCCATACCGCCACCTCGCCATCACCCTCCCTGACTGGGAGGGGATCGAGACAGTCTATGCCTATCCACCCGGCCTCACCGTGGAACGGCAGGACGGGACGGTGACGATCACGGGAAGCGCCGCCGAAGACGATCCGGTGGCGGTCGAACTCCTCCTGCCTCTCTCCTATCTGGATCAGACCGGCGGGTTCCCGCACCAGATCGAGGAGGTGAGGCAGAAGACCGAGGACGGTGCCTTCTGGTATAACCTCCCGTACCATGCGGCATCGACCCTCCAGATGCTTGCCGCCCTCCTGGTCCTCCTCCTCCCCTTCGGCCTCCTCCTGCTGTATCGCAGGTATGGCCTTGAGAAGGCCTTCACCGTCCCCGAGTACCTCAGTTTCACGCCCAACACCGCCCTCAAGCCCTGGCAGGTGAACCTCCTCTTCAAAGATGACGTGAACGACTTCGACGAGAACGGGTTCTACGCCACGCTCCTCGACCTCCATAGACAGGGCGCGGTCACCATCAAGGAGAAGGACGATGCAAAAGGGATCACGGTCACAGTCAACCGCAACCATTCCGACGATCCCTACGAACAGCGGGCGCTCAACTACATCTCCAGCGTCGCCGGCAACGGTGTCTTCGACTCCGGGAAACTGGAGAAGATGGCGACACAGGCGGCGGAGGGCAGAACCGACCTGGCCGCGGTGCAGGGCTACCAGCGCAGCCTCCAGGCGCTCTTCAGCGCGGTGGACACGCGTCTCTCCGCCCGGTATGCCGTCGACGGTCGGAAGTTTGTCGCGCCCCTCCTCTTCCCACCTGCGTTCCTCCTCGGCCTCGCGGTCCTGGTCTTCGTGCTCGCTCCGGCCACCGGGGCTGCGACGGTACCGGCGATCGTCCTCTCGATCGCGGGCCTCGTCGAGGTGGCCATCGCCCTCATGATGCCCTCGACCCTCTTTGGCCACTGGAAGGACGACCACTTCAAGGAGAAACTGGAATGGGACAGTTTCTCCAGGTTCCTCTCAGACATGGCACAGATCCAGAAGTATGCCCCAGAAGATCTCTCGATGTGGGGCGAGTGGATGGTCTACGGCACCGCCCTGGGCCTGGGCGACCAGGTCGAGAAGGCGATGGAGAACCTGAACATCTCCTATGCCGAGGTGGGAATGCCGGTCTACTCCCATATGCCCCTGGCCTTCATGCCGATCGCCCACTTCTCCGCGCCCTCCAGCGGCGGCGGTGGCGGTGGGTTCGGTGGAGGCGGCGGCGGATTTGGCGGCGGCGGCGGGTTCGGCGGCGGCGGAGTCGGCGGCCGCTGA
- a CDS encoding flavodoxin domain-containing protein has translation MLRTCVVYESKYGTTAEVARAFALVLGPSRMCRPEMFSEDLKSSDLFVIGTPIYNGEVAPSIRRFVETNASWLREKPVALFCTCIKLHKGRTYLTELHTFLGDEVPAVAFGGRLRTADLDRDDRNALTFYAKRTGFILQDRDLLDMKAVAAYALALRERLECIDLMPEKELRARADRFLRTHSECVLATGHGRAVRATPVDYLYADGRIYIYSEGGAKFAYLVQNPRASVAIYDHHTSMEDVRGMQLTGGVEVLRPGEPGHEEALALRGLTADEIAAFPADLNVIRITPDETVYLDTSLKKEEYAVRQVLRDRTFSLSPRQQRP, from the coding sequence ATGCTCAGGACATGCGTCGTCTATGAGAGCAAATACGGGACAACGGCCGAGGTGGCCAGGGCGTTCGCCCTTGTCCTCGGGCCGTCCAGGATGTGCCGGCCCGAGATGTTCTCAGAGGATCTGAAATCCTCTGACCTCTTCGTGATCGGCACTCCCATCTACAATGGTGAGGTCGCCCCCTCGATCCGGCGGTTTGTCGAGACCAACGCCTCATGGCTGCGGGAAAAACCGGTGGCCCTCTTCTGCACCTGCATCAAACTCCACAAGGGACGGACGTACCTCACAGAACTGCACACCTTTCTCGGGGATGAAGTGCCGGCCGTCGCCTTCGGCGGGAGACTCAGGACCGCCGACCTTGACCGCGACGACAGAAATGCCCTCACCTTTTATGCGAAAAGGACCGGGTTCATCCTGCAGGACCGCGACCTCCTCGATATGAAGGCGGTCGCCGCGTACGCCCTGGCCCTCCGCGAGAGACTGGAGTGCATCGACCTGATGCCTGAAAAAGAACTGAGGGCCAGGGCCGACCGTTTCCTCCGCACCCATTCGGAGTGTGTGCTCGCCACCGGCCACGGAAGAGCGGTGCGGGCCACGCCGGTCGACTACCTCTACGCCGACGGGCGGATCTACATCTACAGCGAGGGCGGGGCGAAGTTCGCCTACCTGGTCCAGAACCCCCGCGCCTCGGTTGCCATCTACGACCACCACACCTCTATGGAGGACGTGCGCGGCATGCAACTCACCGGCGGCGTCGAGGTGCTCAGGCCGGGCGAACCGGGCCATGAGGAGGCGCTCGCCCTCCGCGGTCTCACCGCAGACGAGATCGCCGCCTTCCCGGCAGACCTCAACGTGATCAGGATCACTCCCGACGAGACGGTCTACCTGGACACCTCCCTCAAAAAAGAAGAGTATGCCGTGCGGCAGGTTCTGCGGGACCGGACGTTCAGCCTTTCACCGCGGCAACAAAGGCCCTGA
- a CDS encoding phosphoribosylanthranilate isomerase has product MREYGMEHGYVRVKICGVTRPEDARVAEAAGADAVGVVMFSDSPRSIGPDEAAAVFSALGPFTARVVVTHTTSPEDLARVLALHPTAVQISYPHGVPTGCGTAVMRVVGRERPAPPLHADAYIVDESMGRGHLFDPASARSFVEESRVPVVLAGGLTPENVRAAVRAVRPYAVDVCSGVEIEPGVKDPALVRAFVAAVKG; this is encoded by the coding sequence GTGAGAGAGTACGGCATGGAGCATGGGTATGTGCGGGTGAAGATCTGCGGGGTGACAAGGCCGGAAGATGCACGGGTGGCGGAGGCGGCCGGGGCCGACGCCGTCGGGGTGGTGATGTTCTCCGACTCCCCCCGGTCGATCGGTCCTGACGAGGCGGCGGCGGTCTTCTCGGCCCTCGGGCCGTTTACGGCGCGGGTGGTGGTCACTCACACGACCTCGCCGGAGGATCTTGCGAGGGTGCTCGCCCTCCATCCGACCGCGGTCCAGATCTCGTACCCCCATGGGGTTCCCACCGGGTGCGGGACGGCGGTGATGAGGGTGGTCGGCCGGGAACGTCCGGCACCTCCCCTCCATGCGGACGCCTACATTGTGGACGAGAGCATGGGACGGGGCCACCTCTTCGACCCGGCCTCTGCGCGCTCGTTTGTGGAGGAGAGCAGGGTGCCGGTGGTGCTTGCCGGGGGACTGACTCCTGAGAATGTGCGCGCCGCCGTCAGGGCCGTCCGCCCGTATGCGGTGGATGTCTGTTCCGGTGTCGAGATCGAGCCGGGGGTGAAGGATCCGGCCCTGGTCAGGGCCTTTGTTGCCGCGGTGAAAGGCTGA
- the ftsA gene encoding coenzyme F390 synthetase, with protein MTRRYWDETIETMERGDLDALVDERIRYTVRYAAEHSPFYKKWFAKEQIDPAAVTCHEDLLDLPVISGQVIREHQPPAAADFAFRSVGWEEVFTVHETSGTSGVPKTFFLIWEDWERYAEKYARAFTAQGIGAGDRLVLCTSYGMNIGANTMTLAARDLGVAVIPEGKCTFPVRVVRDYHPTAIVGSVFKLLRLARRLRAEGIEPQDSGVQRLVIGGEGFAAESRAHLEKVWGCEVYNTYGSTEGTMCGECQAKNGLHCPEDLVHVDLYDPALRRFVKDGEDGRLVLTTLLPPGGKAGTLLLNYDTEDWSRVVSRGTCPCGRTHLKIEPPWRETETVTVAGCAINRVDIERAVFQPENMAYLTGEYEAFVYGEEDETVLRVSMECEDLATADRNTIKNRFLETIFKDKPTLAEACEESRCRVLFHFTAPGGLELASVRGRPKRLVDRR; from the coding sequence ATGACACGGAGGTACTGGGACGAGACGATCGAGACGATGGAACGGGGCGACCTCGACGCCCTCGTCGACGAGCGCATCCGCTACACGGTCAGGTACGCCGCCGAACATTCCCCCTTCTACAAAAAATGGTTTGCAAAAGAGCAGATCGACCCGGCTGCCGTCACCTGCCACGAAGACCTCCTCGACCTTCCGGTCATCTCAGGCCAGGTGATCAGGGAGCACCAGCCCCCGGCCGCCGCCGACTTCGCCTTCCGCTCGGTGGGATGGGAAGAGGTGTTCACCGTGCACGAGACAAGCGGGACGAGCGGCGTGCCCAAGACCTTCTTCCTCATCTGGGAGGACTGGGAACGATATGCCGAGAAGTATGCGCGAGCCTTCACCGCCCAGGGAATCGGCGCGGGCGACCGTCTTGTTCTCTGCACCTCCTATGGGATGAACATCGGGGCGAACACCATGACCCTCGCCGCACGGGACCTGGGGGTCGCCGTCATCCCGGAAGGAAAATGTACCTTCCCGGTCCGGGTGGTGAGGGACTATCACCCCACCGCCATCGTCGGGAGCGTCTTCAAACTCCTCAGGCTTGCCCGGCGGCTCAGGGCAGAGGGGATCGAACCGCAGGACTCAGGGGTGCAAAGACTTGTCATCGGGGGGGAGGGGTTTGCCGCGGAGTCTCGCGCCCACCTGGAGAAGGTCTGGGGCTGCGAGGTCTACAACACCTATGGCTCCACCGAAGGAACGATGTGCGGAGAGTGCCAGGCCAAGAACGGGCTGCACTGTCCCGAAGACCTTGTCCACGTCGACCTGTACGATCCTGCACTCCGGCGTTTCGTCAAAGACGGAGAAGACGGACGCCTTGTCCTCACGACGCTCCTCCCCCCCGGAGGGAAAGCCGGCACCCTCCTTCTCAACTATGACACCGAGGACTGGAGCAGGGTGGTGAGCCGCGGCACCTGCCCGTGCGGCCGCACGCACCTCAAGATCGAACCCCCCTGGCGGGAGACCGAGACGGTCACCGTCGCCGGGTGTGCGATCAACCGGGTCGATATCGAGCGGGCGGTCTTTCAGCCCGAGAACATGGCATACCTGACAGGCGAGTATGAAGCCTTCGTCTACGGTGAAGAGGACGAGACCGTGCTTCGGGTCAGCATGGAGTGTGAAGACCTTGCCACGGCCGACCGGAACACCATCAAAAACCGTTTTCTTGAGACGATCTTCAAAGATAAACCCACACTTGCAGAGGCCTGCGAGGAGAGCAGGTGCAGAGTGCTCTTCCATTTCACCGCGCCGGGCGGGCTCGAACTTGCCTCGGTGAGGGGACGGCCGAAACGTCTGGTGGACCGGAGATGA
- a CDS encoding YwbE family protein, translating into MNGQHRKDIKPGITVDIVLKADQKTGKLTRGIVAAILTNSSFHPHGIKVRLRDGKVGRVQEILTSSGDQESDKGDGPNTEKR; encoded by the coding sequence ATGAACGGACAACATCGCAAGGACATCAAACCAGGGATTACCGTGGACATTGTCCTTAAAGCAGACCAGAAAACCGGCAAACTTACCCGGGGCATCGTTGCGGCCATCCTCACCAACTCATCCTTCCATCCTCATGGGATCAAAGTCCGCCTCAGGGACGGAAAGGTGGGGAGGGTCCAGGAGATCCTCACATCTTCAGGCGACCAGGAGAGCGACAAAGGGGATGGTCCCAACACAGAAAAGCGTTGA
- a CDS encoding AEC family transporter has product MDFVTVFDQILLLFLLVLAGYGARWLGVFDDETTSGLCSLLVKVTLPALIISSMMVPFSPERLTACGEMLIISVVFYAISLVVAWELPRILRAPETDRGVYGFILMFSNTAFMGFPVIEAIFGKEALFYTAVFNLPFNLLVFSIGIIMLRWGAPGEKGHLDPKILLNPGIVSVIIGLILFVTSMRPPLPITGALESLGSLTTPLSMIVVGAMLARIDPAEVFAGWRVYAVTAARLLLMPVIVWAVLVPFVHDPYLLGVPVIMAAMPAAAFAAILAEECHADTRLASRGVFLSTLFCVGTIPFVALLVA; this is encoded by the coding sequence ATGGACTTTGTCACGGTCTTTGACCAGATTTTACTTCTCTTCCTCCTGGTGCTGGCTGGGTACGGGGCCCGGTGGCTTGGGGTCTTTGACGATGAGACAACCAGCGGCCTCTGTAGTCTGCTGGTGAAGGTAACCCTCCCGGCCCTGATCATCTCCTCGATGATGGTTCCGTTCAGTCCGGAGCGGTTGACGGCATGTGGCGAGATGCTTATCATCTCGGTTGTCTTCTATGCGATCTCTCTGGTCGTTGCCTGGGAACTCCCCAGGATTCTCAGGGCGCCTGAGACCGACCGCGGGGTGTACGGGTTCATCCTGATGTTCTCGAACACGGCGTTCATGGGATTCCCGGTCATTGAAGCAATCTTCGGCAAAGAGGCTCTCTTCTATACTGCAGTCTTTAACCTGCCCTTCAACCTGCTGGTCTTCTCCATCGGGATCATCATGCTCAGGTGGGGTGCTCCAGGGGAGAAGGGTCACCTTGACCCGAAAATTCTGCTCAACCCCGGGATCGTCTCGGTCATCATCGGACTGATTCTCTTCGTCACCTCAATGCGCCCGCCCCTCCCGATCACAGGGGCGCTTGAGTCTCTTGGTTCTCTGACGACTCCCCTCTCCATGATTGTCGTTGGAGCGATGCTGGCACGGATCGATCCGGCCGAGGTCTTTGCAGGGTGGCGGGTCTATGCGGTCACGGCAGCACGCCTTCTCCTGATGCCGGTCATTGTCTGGGCAGTCCTCGTACCCTTTGTTCATGATCCCTATCTGCTGGGAGTGCCGGTGATCATGGCGGCGATGCCTGCCGCTGCCTTTGCGGCTATCCTTGCAGAGGAGTGTCATGCAGATACGAGACTCGCTTCGAGAGGGGTCTTTCTCTCAACGCTTTTCTGTGTTGGGACCATCCCCTTTGTCGCTCTCCTGGTCGCCTGA
- the cmk gene encoding (d)CMP kinase, producing the protein MRITISGPPGSGTTSLARYLAEKHGLRVISAGEMFRTLAKERGMDLARFGKLAESDPAVDKLIDARQKETAEAEDNIVAEGRLSGWMVSNADLKIWLSASMECRTTRISSRDGEGEDDARRHTEERQACERGRYLSYYDIDIEDLSAYDLVLSSERWDVEGLGAIVDAAIASLHE; encoded by the coding sequence ATGCGGATCACGATCAGCGGGCCGCCGGGCAGTGGTACAACGTCGCTTGCCCGGTACCTCGCTGAAAAGCACGGGCTCAGGGTGATCTCGGCCGGTGAGATGTTCCGGACGCTTGCAAAAGAGCGCGGGATGGATCTTGCCAGGTTCGGGAAACTTGCCGAGTCCGACCCTGCGGTGGACAAACTCATCGATGCACGCCAGAAAGAAACGGCCGAGGCCGAGGACAATATCGTGGCCGAGGGGAGGCTTTCGGGCTGGATGGTCTCGAATGCTGATCTGAAGATCTGGTTGTCGGCGTCGATGGAGTGCCGGACGACTAGGATATCATCGCGGGACGGCGAGGGAGAGGACGACGCGCGCAGGCATACTGAGGAACGGCAGGCCTGCGAGAGGGGGCGTTACCTCTCCTATTATGATATCGATATCGAGGATCTTTCGGCGTATGATCTGGTCCTCAGTTCCGAGCGCTGGGACGTCGAGGGGTTGGGTGCGATTGTCGATGCGGCGATTGCCTCCCTGCACGAATAA
- a CDS encoding DUF106 domain-containing protein — protein sequence MAVKDRSSMILIVLTLVLMASYGIPWVRESVGGAMDLIFGHLVDVYGIPFFVLIMILSAVTGLYSSLIQKYTIDYEKMQRVQGRMKEFQTEFREAQLGGDEKKLKKLEAKRDRMMQEQMELSKQQFKPMAFILLLTVPIFFWLLFRLPGVEQTMTLPYAGTLNFMDVVLGFFPIWILWYMICSIAISQVIRKSLNIGGL from the coding sequence ATGGCAGTTAAGGATCGTAGCAGCATGATCTTGATCGTCCTCACGCTGGTGCTGATGGCCTCGTACGGCATCCCGTGGGTGAGGGAGAGCGTCGGCGGTGCAATGGATCTGATCTTCGGGCACCTCGTGGACGTTTATGGTATCCCATTCTTTGTGCTGATTATGATCCTCTCGGCGGTCACCGGTCTGTACTCCTCGCTGATCCAGAAGTATACCATCGACTATGAGAAGATGCAGCGGGTCCAGGGGAGGATGAAGGAGTTCCAGACGGAGTTCCGTGAGGCTCAACTCGGTGGCGACGAGAAAAAGCTGAAGAAACTCGAGGCGAAGAGGGACCGGATGATGCAGGAGCAGATGGAACTCTCCAAGCAGCAGTTCAAGCCGATGGCGTTTATTCTCCTCCTGACGGTGCCGATCTTCTTCTGGCTTCTCTTCCGTCTGCCGGGTGTCGAACAGACGATGACCCTCCCCTATGCGGGGACGCTGAATTTCATGGATGTGGTTCTCGGGTTCTTCCCGATCTGGATCCTGTGGTATATGATCTGTTCGATTGCGATCAGTCAGGTGATCAGGAAGTCGCTCAATATCGGGGGACTGTAG
- a CDS encoding adenylate kinase, producing MTGKRVVITGVPGVGKTTVIEESMKRLAGEGIPYKAINFGTCMFETAKAEGHVEDRDQMRALDRNVQKELQRLAGKRIGEMEGNIIVDTHASVKTPAGYLPGLPEWVLSELQPDMVVLVEADDDQILMRRMGDESRRRDPEGSRSIAEHQGINRAFAAAYAMMTGCTVQIVRNENYLLDHAVEAMTQILR from the coding sequence ATGACCGGAAAGAGAGTAGTGATCACCGGTGTGCCTGGTGTGGGCAAGACCACGGTGATCGAAGAGTCCATGAAACGGCTTGCAGGGGAGGGGATCCCCTACAAAGCCATCAATTTTGGCACCTGTATGTTCGAGACCGCAAAGGCGGAGGGGCATGTCGAGGACCGCGACCAGATGCGGGCCCTTGATAGAAATGTCCAGAAAGAACTCCAGCGGCTCGCCGGAAAGCGAATCGGTGAGATGGAAGGAAATATCATCGTCGATACCCATGCTTCGGTGAAGACGCCGGCCGGGTATCTGCCCGGTCTGCCTGAGTGGGTGCTCAGCGAGTTGCAGCCTGATATGGTGGTGCTGGTCGAGGCTGACGATGACCAGATCCTGATGCGCCGGATGGGCGACGAGAGTCGTCGCCGTGATCCTGAGGGCAGCAGGTCCATTGCAGAGCATCAGGGGATCAACCGTGCCTTTGCGGCGGCATATGCAATGATGACCGGGTGCACGGTTCAGATCGTCAGGAACGAGAATTACCTCCTCGATCATGCGGTCGAGGCGATGACTCAGATCCTGAGGTGA
- the secY gene encoding preprotein translocase subunit SecY, translating into MGNLLDRMEPLLAAMPAVKSPEGHVHFKNKLVWTAAILLLYFFLTNIPVFGLDPSSQDTFLYFRALLAGASGSIVHLGIGPIVTASIVLQLLKGADLIQIDTSEARGQIMYMGLQKLLIFVMIVLEAAPNLFGGFMRPDMEIAQALFGGSAAAVSFLIFLQICLGGVLIFLMDEVVTKWGLGSGVGLFIIAGISQSLINGFLNWEAVADPYPVGFFPRIFAIGVSGGNYLQYFGADLLAFVTTIAIFLIVVYVESTRIEIPLAHARVRGARARFPVKLIYASVLPMILVRVLQANIQMFGMFLSNIGITVLGRFENQSPVDGLMYFLAPINSPQDWMWWVHDLGHAPWEVMLRLGIDATFMVVGGAIFALFWVKTAGLDSSHVARQIQMSGMQIPGYRRNTQVLIKYLDRYIPRVTVIGGVLIGLLSVFANLFGVIGGVTGTGLLLTVSITYRLYEEVASEQIMEMYPFMRQFFGRE; encoded by the coding sequence ATGGGGAATCTGCTGGATAGAATGGAGCCTTTGCTGGCGGCGATGCCGGCGGTAAAGTCTCCGGAGGGTCATGTCCACTTCAAAAACAAGTTGGTGTGGACCGCTGCAATCCTGTTGCTGTACTTCTTCTTGACCAATATTCCTGTCTTCGGGCTCGACCCCAGTTCCCAGGACACATTCCTGTATTTCCGTGCCCTTCTTGCGGGTGCGAGCGGGTCTATTGTGCACCTGGGTATCGGGCCGATCGTGACAGCGTCCATCGTGCTCCAGCTCCTGAAGGGTGCGGACCTGATCCAGATCGATACCTCTGAAGCGCGCGGGCAGATCATGTACATGGGGCTCCAGAAGCTCTTGATCTTCGTCATGATCGTCCTTGAGGCGGCGCCGAACCTTTTCGGTGGCTTTATGCGCCCCGATATGGAGATAGCCCAGGCACTCTTCGGAGGGAGCGCGGCTGCGGTCTCGTTCCTGATCTTCCTGCAGATCTGTCTCGGCGGAGTGCTGATCTTCCTCATGGATGAGGTGGTCACGAAGTGGGGTCTTGGCTCTGGTGTCGGGCTCTTTATCATCGCCGGAATCTCACAGAGTCTGATCAACGGCTTCTTGAACTGGGAAGCAGTGGCCGACCCCTATCCGGTGGGTTTCTTCCCCAGGATCTTTGCGATTGGCGTCTCTGGCGGGAACTACCTCCAGTACTTCGGGGCCGACCTCCTGGCATTTGTGACGACGATCGCGATCTTCCTGATCGTTGTCTATGTGGAGTCGACGAGGATCGAGATCCCGCTGGCTCACGCTCGGGTCAGGGGGGCACGGGCACGTTTCCCTGTGAAACTCATCTATGCATCTGTCCTGCCGATGATCCTGGTGAGGGTGCTTCAGGCGAATATTCAGATGTTCGGGATGTTCCTTTCCAATATCGGGATCACGGTGCTCGGCCGGTTTGAAAACCAGAGTCCGGTGGACGGATTGATGTACTTCCTGGCACCGATCAATAGCCCGCAGGACTGGATGTGGTGGGTCCACGATCTCGGGCATGCCCCGTGGGAGGTCATGCTCAGGCTCGGGATCGATGCCACGTTCATGGTTGTGGGTGGTGCGATCTTTGCGCTGTTCTGGGTGAAGACGGCCGGTCTCGACTCGAGTCATGTGGCCAGACAGATCCAGATGTCGGGGATGCAGATCCCTGGATATCGGCGGAACACCCAGGTGCTGATCAAGTACCTTGACCGTTATATCCCCAGGGTCACGGTCATTGGTGGGGTACTCATCGGTCTGTTGAGTGTCTTTGCAAACCTCTTTGGTGTGATAGGTGGAGTGACTGGTACCGGACTGTTGCTGACGGTCAGTATCACCTACCGCCTGTACGAAGAAGTGGCAAGCGAACAGATTATGGAGATGTATCCGTTCATGCGACAGTTCTTTGGGAGAGAGTGA
- a CDS encoding uL15m family ribosomal protein codes for MPTNTRSKYRGSKTCGGGTHKNRRGAGNRGGRGRAGHRDHRWSHFLLAGEVHNGKHGFFSINNTKVPVLDVGDVDQMVDFLLQIGIAEEQEGVIALDLTEIGVEKLLGGGQVTRALKLTAAAFSTQAKDKIEAAGGQALTD; via the coding sequence ATGCCCACAAACACACGCTCAAAGTACCGCGGTTCCAAGACCTGCGGTGGTGGGACTCACAAAAACCGCCGTGGTGCGGGTAACCGCGGTGGTAGAGGACGGGCCGGACACCGTGACCACCGCTGGAGTCATTTCCTCCTCGCAGGTGAGGTCCACAACGGTAAGCACGGTTTCTTCAGCATCAACAACACAAAAGTTCCGGTGCTGGATGTCGGGGATGTCGACCAGATGGTCGATTTCCTCCTCCAGATCGGGATCGCCGAGGAACAAGAGGGCGTTATCGCCCTTGATCTCACTGAGATCGGAGTCGAGAAGCTTCTCGGCGGCGGGCAGGTCACCCGTGCTTTGAAACTGACCGCAGCGGCGTTTTCAACGCAAGCTAAGGATAAGATTGAGGCGGCCGGCGGTCAGGCACTGACCGACTGA
- a CDS encoding 50S ribosomal protein L30 — protein sequence MFAVVQVRGVVNTRRDIKDTLKMLRLHHINHCVLVPDTPAYLGMIRKVKDYVAYGEVDERTIATLLSTRGRLAGNIKITDEYVRDHSQYGNIEEFAAALCKGEVAMQDIPELKPVLRLHPPRKGYRTIKRTFQQGGALGNYGEDINDLLYRMR from the coding sequence ATGTTTGCAGTCGTGCAGGTACGTGGCGTCGTGAACACCCGCCGCGACATCAAGGACACGCTCAAGATGCTCCGTCTCCACCATATCAACCACTGTGTCCTGGTCCCTGACACCCCCGCGTATCTGGGGATGATCCGGAAGGTCAAGGACTATGTCGCCTATGGTGAGGTGGACGAGCGGACTATTGCGACGCTCCTCTCAACCCGCGGCCGTCTGGCCGGGAACATCAAGATCACCGACGAGTATGTCCGTGACCACTCCCAGTACGGGAACATCGAGGAGTTTGCGGCGGCGCTCTGCAAGGGCGAGGTTGCGATGCAGGATATCCCTGAATTGAAGCCGGTCCTGCGTCTCCACCCCCCGCGTAAGGGGTACCGGACGATCAAGCGCACCTTCCAGCAGGGCGGGGCGCTTGGAAACTATGGGGAGGATATCAATGACCTCCTCTACAGGATGAGGTGA